A DNA window from Tachysurus vachellii isolate PV-2020 chromosome 20, HZAU_Pvac_v1, whole genome shotgun sequence contains the following coding sequences:
- the nrarpa gene encoding notch-regulated ankyrin repeat-containing protein A, with product MSQADVSTCSAPQRVFQEAVRRGNTKELHSLLQNMSSCEFNVNSFGPEGQTALHQSVIDGNLELVKLLVKFGADIRLANREGWSALHIAAFGGHQDIVLYLITKAKYSNGAR from the coding sequence ATGAGCCAAGCGGACGTGTCCACATGCTCTGCGCCACAGCGGGTTTTCCAAGAGGCGGTGCGCCGAGGCAACACCAAGGAGCTGCACTCCCTACTGCAGAACATGAGCAGCTGTGAGTTCAACGTCAACTCGTTCGGACCTGAGGGCCAGACCGCGCTGCACCAGTCGGTCATCGATGGAAACCTGGAGCTCGTCAAGCTGCTGGTGAAGTTCGGGGCGGACATCCGGCTCGCCAACCGCGAGGGCTGGAGCGCGCTGCACATCGCCGCCTTCGGGGGACATCAGGACATCGTGCTGTACCTCATCACCAAGGCCAAGTACTCCAACGGTGCGCGGTGA